A region from the Salvia splendens isolate huo1 chromosome 15, SspV2, whole genome shotgun sequence genome encodes:
- the LOC121768486 gene encoding (+)-pulegone reductase-like: MPGMTAYVGFFKFCSPKKGETVYVSAASGAVGQLVGQFAKIAGCYVVGSAGNKEKVDLLKNKFRFDEAFNYKEEQDYNAALKRYFPDGIDIYFDNVGGKMLEAVLNSMRLNGRVALCGMISQYNSLEQPEGVHNLINALVKRVRMEGFFTSDHYHLYPKFLEMVVPLIKEEKITYVEDIAEGIESAPGALFGLYSGRNVGKLLVVVARE; the protein is encoded by the exons ATGCCTGGCATGACAGCTTATGTTGGTTTTTTCAAGTTTTGCTCTCCCAAAAAGGGGGAAACTGTGTATGTCTCTGCTGCATCCGGAGCTGTTGGTCAGCTCGTTGGTCAGTTTGCAAAGATCGCAGGGTGTTACGTTGTTGGGAGTGCGGGGAACAAAGAAAAG GTCGATCTCTTGAAGAACAAATTCAGGTTTGACGAAGCATTCAACTACAAAGAAGAGCAAGACTATAATGCAGCGTTGAAGAG GTACTTCCCCGATGGCATCGACATCTACTTTGACAACGTGGGAGGGAAGATGCTCGAAGCGGTGCTAAACAGCATGAGACTCAACGGCCGTGTTGCGCTTTGTGGGATGATCTCCCAATACAACAGCCTTGAGCAGCCCGAAGGCGTCCACAACTTGATTAACGCATTAGTAAAACGGGTCCGTATGGAAGGATTTTTCACTAGCGACCACTACCATCTCTACCCCAAGTTCCTGGAGATGGTTGTGCCTCTAATCAAGGAAGAGAAGATCACATACGTCGAAGACATAGCCGAAGGCATTGAAAGCGCGCCTGGGGCTCTCTTTGGCTTATACTCCGGTCGCAACGTAGGGAAGCTGTTGGTGGTGGTTGCTCGTGAGTAA